One Penaeus monodon isolate SGIC_2016 chromosome 42, NSTDA_Pmon_1, whole genome shotgun sequence genomic window, ataacaggtAAAGGAGGGGAAGCAACAGAAGATCCTATCACGGTCCTCGTGTATCCGCAGGTAAGCGCACTCCTGGGGCACTTGCTCCTCCCACCCTCCAACGACGTGGCCTCGCCGGATGGGTTAAGGGGAGGATTTTCCTCTTCGTGTCAGTTGGATCTCGGGAGACGATGAGTTGAAGTGCTGATGCAAGTTGTGAGAGTCTGGCAATGTTCTGGTTCAACAAAAACATCGGTCGCTTTTGATGGAAtagtattatatcaattatagAAAATGCGATGCAAGGGAAGTATCATGTTAATCACCATATGCAcactatatgtgtgaatatacatataagtctTATCGATGTGTAGTGCCTTCACAGATGGCGAGCCTGGATTACCACACCTCTTTATCAGTTGTCAATTGCAATAAAAGTGAAGCTTAGCTTCCACCTCCTAATGGTCTTGTTATTTCATTCTTGtatttctccctttgtctctctcttgctctgtaaCCTGGGTTTCTTCCTACTAAGCTTAGGTTCactatctttcctcttctctttacgtGTCCTCAAACCTCATCTTCTTACAAATacccatttctttccttctctatacTTCTTTCACTCAACATCCTCAGTGTGAATATCGCATTTCTcaattctttttccttcctcaaaGTCATATTCCTCTTCTGctatctctcttttcgtcttaTTCTCTCTAGCACAACCcttaagattaaaaaataataataataaaaaaaagagagagacgtgtTAGTTCTTAGGCTGTAAGCTCCGCCCCCGGCCATGACGTCAGAGACTCTACTATTTTCTTCCCTGGTTCACTTATTTTCTTTCAGTTAGGCAAAAGCAAGGAAGCAACACGCACGAGAGGAACGGACGTATTAGGGTGAGAATTTTGGAATGAtttaggaaagggagaagaaaaggggaaaaaaatcagaaacaaatataataacaagtgAGGCATTTAGAATAATaaggagggttttttttcctttacttaatTATGAgttattatttatgcatttatttattacacacatctatatatacacatctataaatatatatgtgtgtgtgtatatatatatatatgtatatatatggatatatatgtgtgtatatatgtggatatatttatgtgtatgtatgtatgtatatatgtatatctatgtatacatatgtatatgtatgtcagagacgtgtatatgtatataatatatatagagagagaggaggagaaaaagtacTCTTCAGTTGCAGAGTAATATGAGTAAAGCACAATCTCATCTTCGTTatctgaatctttttttttctgagctaaCCTTTTAGGACGTATTTATATCAGCTTATTCTTCCTAAAATGACGTCATCTAATAACGTGATTCGACAAAATCCAACGTATTAACGTTTTACTTGATTGTTTCTTTAATAcctggaaacattttttttttcgttcatggtTACTgataaaattacttatatatatatatatatatatatatatatatatatatataaatatatataaatatatatatataacacacacacacatatatatatatatatatattttatatatattatatatatatatatatatatatatatatatatatatattatatatttgctctCTTTTATATTAAGTAGTAAAAGGTATGGTTTTCTGAATCTCTTATCTGTttcgttattatcaattatcatttaatCGTTTCCTTATCTATTAAATCTGGGAATGAAAAGTGTGTTTACGCTAGgtgaacatttttaaatttatttttgcaaagtaaaatatttatacgTGTGGACATTGCGGTTGCTTTCAGTTGTACCACACACAGGGATGTTTCCTTGGTGTGGTTCTCCTGAAaagcaaacccaaaatttaaaacaaactgcATTACAATGAATGCATTTTGTGCGTATTGTTCAGAAAACCTCAGGTGTAATGCATGCTAGCTTTGTGAATTCTTTGAATTCATGTTTGTAGAGGCTTTCGATAAGTTTTGTAATATTGTAAACGCAAATTATTTGATAGGTTTCTATAAGCATAGACTATAGATCTTCATTGTCCGCAAAAAATAAGCAGGATCTGGATAATGCCATGGGTCTGGTTCCCCTTGTTGGCCGGATAGAAAGGTGATGTTTCTCTACCCGAGTCTGGTTATGGAATAGACTAGCGAAAAGGTTGTCTAATCTCGATACTGATTCGAAAAGCTCTGCATGCTGGGATTTATCCAGTTATGATTGATTATATTTTGGTAGATCTTTTGGAGAAAGTGCAGGCACAATAGTATAAGACTTAATTTTGCATGCTGTTCTAAATTGTACAAATTTGAAAACCCTTTGATGTGCACATTGTAGAAATCAGGTACACATAACTTCTCGCACATCGGTTTTCCAacgtttttcattttccttttcacagACCCAAAGAAGCTACCATGGAGGAAATAGTCAACGGAGGGAGGCAACACGACGAGCCAAGGGGGACCAACGGCCAAGTGGGCGACCCCGGCAGCAGTGAGACAGATGCCGGGGGTCTTGGGCGGACGTGAGTGATCAGCTGATTTTGGCCGGTGCTCTTGTTAATGTTGACCGCATGTCACGTTTGTTATGGTGAAGATGATTGTTATGTTATAATCAACAATATTAATGTTAACATcaataccattactactattgtttttattactgtcatagcTTCATCCatatctcatcctcatcatcagtcTTTCCATCATTAATAGTTATTACCATCTTTTTTCCAGTAATAGGGTTAGGGAAACCTCAACAAAATGTTAAACTGGCTCAGCCAAACATTTTGCATTTTCTTACTTCTTCACTTCCCAGGGGTGTGGACGGCATGCCTCTAGGCTTCGCGAGAATGTCAGCAGAGCGTGACGCCGTGCGCTACAACATGAGCCACAAGCAGCGTGGCCACTGCGCCATCTTCACCACCGCCACTTCGACGAGCCCCACAGGCCTTGGGGGAAAACAGAGAGCAGAGGTCTTGAGATGGAAGATATTATTAGTGTTTGAATGGATTATTCATTCTGACATTTCTGTCATcatgtattcatttttgtttttacatttgtgATTCATTAAGTATTTTCGACCCCATCTCAGGAGAGGAATGGCACAGACCGCGACCGTGACCAGGCACAGGCGCTCTTCACTAACCTTGGGTTCCAAGTGACTGTCCACAACAACCTCAGGGTGTATGAGATCAAGGAGAAACTCCAGGATCGTAAGTACCCAAGAAGCTCGTTAAAGGCCGAGAGTGCAGGGTCTCTGGGCCTTTGGGACTGGTTTCAAGAGTCCTTGAAACTAGCTTCACGAGGCTCTGAGACTAAGGTGCTCGCTGTGACTGGACTCGCAGATTTCAAAAGTGTTGATTCGCGAGTCTTTGAGTCAAGATAAGATACTGAATAAATGAAAACTCAGGTAGCCAACTGTTAACTATTGCATCACTAATTTATTTCCTCTGATTACATCTTTCTCACAAAGTGAAAGATTTTCTCGCAGATTTAGAAGACAGATGGAAAGTGGACAAATCCGCATACACGTACAAActcccacgcgcacacacacctgcacacacaaatgcatatatttatatacgtatttatatgttttttttttttttttttttttttttttttttgctatggtcatataaatgtttttaaatgcaGAACAAATAGTTCCTTTGACATTTCTGCTGCATGCTATTACTACATCAGCATACTACAGTGTACTTTCTCAATAACTAATCTGTTGTTAGATGCATTAAATGCTATTTTCcctctaagaaaaaaagaaaaaaaaatcaggtaatgTTTCAATATTGATCAGAAGAGACATTtataataaggattttttttttttttcttgttttgatgaGAGAGTGAACTTTAATCAATCCCAAGTATGAGATTTAACCCTGAACGATTTTAATAAGATGATCATTAAAAAATcctatttataaaagaaaattaacaaggATTTGTTCagatttcttctcatttttttgtctCTGCTTCATGCTCCTCCACACCTTTACttttcactcattttctttttctttggcctCTCCTTCCTGCCCCCGACAGTCGCTTTCGGCGTAGACCACTCGGAATGCGATGCGCTGGCCGTGGTGTTCATGTCGCACGGGGGTCAGGGTGATCTCTGGGGCCATGATGACACGTTTCATCCCGATTGCCTGTTTGAGAATTTCAAAGCTGACCAGTGCCCTACCCTCGCAGGAAAGCCGAAGCTCTTCTTCATCCAGGTGAGGCCTTTGGGGTGCAgtcgggaagggagggggaggggggcaggagggaggattAGGGGCAGGGGAGCTGGGAGGAgggcttggggcaggagatagGGTGGTGGGAGGTGGGGGCGACTGCAGTCCGTTCTGCGGTTTGCATGAGCTAGCTTTGAGgaatatcttcctctctccctccctctctctccctttcctccctccccctccttctcccccccccctctctctctcagtcattcTATCAttaacttactcattcactcacctaCATAGATAAGCTGAAATGACTAAAAACGTGAATTCATAAATAAGGAAGCCCCCTTGTTCAGTTTTTTGAAAATGCGCAGTAACTCTCGAACGTATGCCAGTGAAACATACACGAAGAACTCTTAAAACGCACGCTACAGAAATGAAGGAGACGAACAAGGAACAGGAATTGAATGCTGGCAATACTACTTCTTTTGAAAATCCAACACGGGACTATCTGTTCCATAATTTCACTAATTTGGAACTTCGAAAACACTGTCACAATACGGGGCTTAACAAAGATTTGGGTGACAAATGACAAACTGGTTATGATGATGAATGCTCAACAGTCAGCTACTGATCAGCGAACGGAGGAATCGCACGACCCTCTACAAATCATTCAGCTTGATCTCCAAGAGTTTGGAGAGAAAATCGTCAACGCTGGAAGAGCAAATCATTGACGGAGGACGAAGCACCTCCGCAACTAGGGCTCAGTCCCCTCCTGCCAGCCCCTGAGAAAACCCTGCTCCTCGGCGATACGAAACGTCAGGCCATCGGATCTTGAGGAAAGACTGCTCCATAGAACGGTCCAGGGGGCAGCCAGGACCTTTTCAGATGCTGGGAATCAACGAGAACCTGATTGGACTCCCGCAAAAGGCACCTTCTACTTTGGGATCCACGAAATGATACATGGCGGAAGTCCTGATGTTATCTTGGATAAATGAGGATCCTTAATTTTGTAATTCGAGGAATAAGAATGAGGGAATGGAAACATTTGTATGTGAGCTAGCACTAACTCTGAGTTTAGATAATCTTCCTGATAAAATCAACCATTTTAACGGTCAAATTAAAAGAATGGAGTACAAATAATGGGATTCGAATAATGCAGACTCATACTGTGATAATTCAGGTGTGCTTTTTCTGAATAGGTATGGCGTGGTTAGATTATTTGGGAATGATTAGCAAGCAGTTGTAAATATTTTAGATCACCTGATAACTGGAATCATACAAAGAGGAATCACATGCCTTCCCAAAATGCCCTCAATGATAATGCTAACCGAGATGTCTCGCATGACGAAAGATTGACCTgattgaccttgaaaaggcttacgatactacttggaagcatggcatactcatgaagctgtatgacactggtttaagaggagcataccactcatacaaagcttccttgctgacaggaagtttagagttcggtaggaaacagtttctctaacctggaagatcagctggaaagggGTCCCACAAAAGGGGGTTGTCTTAAGGTGACCCCGTTTTGTCAttactataaatgacatcgtaaaggatTCCAAGTGTAATCATGTAATCAGTATGTGGGATGacttttacactgtactgctcaggaggaagcttacaggatgtgcaaggacgcatgcagactgcaataaatcaggttgtacattgGGCAAAATACAATGGGTTAaatttttctccaagcaagaccatagcTATACGTTTCCACAAACCAgggaagttccatccttccctctatttaggagcaaatccaatgcaatttgtccaagaggtgaagtacttgggtctaatttttgactcaaggcttacatgggtgccacatcaaacagttaaaagtgaaggctacaaaggcacttagtattttgcgggttctttcacatttatcttggggtgcagaccgcacaacgcttctacggctttaccgagcacttattcgtagtaagcttgacaatgattgattgactgattatttaaaattatctgccgcatcaacagctaaggtcattaccttgttaaatagaaatactaaaatgtttaaaactttaaaaatctatcaatagatatcttataaataacaataaacaaattgaaaatcaaagcataaatattatactctaagtgcataattaaattttattaaaaatattagtctcccaaaaactaataagaccttctatgtccaATCCCCCCCAATACTTNNNNNNNNNNNNNNNNNNNNNNNNNNNNNNNNNNNNNNNNNNNNNNNNNNNNNNNNNNNNNNNNNNNNNNNNNNN contains:
- the LOC119599080 gene encoding caspase-1-like, whose product is MEEIVNGGRQHDEPRGTNGQVGDPGSSETDAGGLGRTGVDGMPLGFARMSAERDAVRYNMSHKQRGHCAIFTTATSTSPTGLGGKQRAERNGTDRDRDQAQALFTNLGFQVTVHNNLRVYEIKEKLQDLAFGVDHSECDALAVVFMSHGGQGDLWGHDDTFHPDCLFENFKADQCPTLAGKPKLFFIQSATDQRTEESHDPLQIIQLDLQEFGEKIVNAGRANH